One genomic region from Bradyrhizobium icense encodes:
- a CDS encoding bifunctional protein-serine/threonine kinase/phosphatase: MTIGSQRNLGVRVGFVSETGKRSANEDYVGTCLGRSGVSNRDIVAAVADGVGGHKGGREAAELAVRCFIDAYYSLPETLGVRRRASRSLEAANSWIYTQGRTDPRLSGMSCAFSSIILSRRLCHVIHIGDTRAYRLSEGRLERLTTDHIAGRGDLAHLLNRAIGFEDFARFDYATVGLRQHDRLLICSDGVHGVLTDHRLQLLLSERTSPEESARALVDAALDAGSTDNMTALVLDVVDLPPADRDELTHSIATLPILDLPETGDVVDDFALGEVLSDGRYSRLFKAIDKRQGRDVVLKFPHPRVASEGSYRLAFVREAWVAARVRSLWIGEIIELPAERQTRLYSVMPLYEGETLEQRLNRSPQLSLAEGIGIATKLARAVATLHRAGIIHRDIKPDNVILLKAGGLRLVDLGVARVPLLEDFPAEDIPGTPSYMAPELFGGRPGDEFSDLYALGVTVYRMFTAAYPYGEIEPFSRPRFGKPAYLSRYRPDLPAWLDAVIGKALSVDRAQRYGDVIEFSHELENGAMWAKPAVTSRRSLYERDPLVFWKSLSAGLIVLVILLVAWIAKN; the protein is encoded by the coding sequence GTGACAATCGGTTCGCAACGGAATCTCGGGGTTCGCGTCGGCTTCGTCAGCGAGACCGGCAAGCGGTCCGCCAATGAGGATTACGTCGGGACCTGCCTCGGCCGGTCCGGGGTGAGCAACCGCGACATCGTTGCCGCCGTCGCCGACGGTGTCGGCGGACACAAGGGCGGACGCGAAGCCGCCGAGCTCGCAGTTCGCTGCTTCATCGACGCCTATTATTCCCTCCCCGAGACGCTCGGCGTGCGTCGCCGGGCGTCGCGCTCGCTGGAAGCCGCCAATAGCTGGATCTATACGCAAGGCCGCACCGATCCTCGCCTCAGCGGCATGAGTTGCGCTTTCTCGTCGATTATCTTGTCGCGCCGGCTTTGCCACGTCATTCACATCGGTGACACCCGCGCCTATCGCCTGAGCGAGGGGCGGCTGGAACGGCTGACCACGGACCACATCGCCGGACGCGGCGATCTGGCTCACCTGCTCAACCGCGCCATCGGCTTCGAGGATTTTGCCCGCTTCGACTACGCCACCGTCGGGCTGCGTCAACATGACCGGCTTCTGATCTGCAGCGACGGCGTCCACGGCGTGCTGACCGATCACCGCCTGCAGCTATTGTTGAGCGAGCGCACCTCGCCGGAAGAATCCGCCCGCGCGCTGGTCGACGCGGCGCTGGATGCCGGCTCTACCGACAACATGACCGCGCTCGTGCTCGATGTCGTCGACCTGCCACCCGCCGACCGCGACGAGCTCACCCATTCGATCGCGACGCTTCCGATCCTGGATTTGCCCGAGACGGGTGACGTGGTCGACGATTTCGCGCTCGGCGAAGTACTGTCGGATGGCCGCTACAGCCGGCTGTTCAAGGCGATCGACAAGCGGCAGGGCCGTGACGTCGTGCTGAAATTTCCGCATCCGCGCGTCGCCAGTGAGGGCTCCTATCGCCTCGCCTTCGTCCGCGAGGCATGGGTCGCGGCGCGCGTGCGCAGCCTTTGGATCGGAGAGATCATCGAATTGCCTGCCGAACGGCAGACGCGTCTCTATTCGGTGATGCCCCTCTACGAGGGCGAGACACTGGAACAGCGCCTGAATCGTTCGCCGCAACTTTCGCTGGCCGAAGGCATCGGCATCGCAACCAAGCTGGCGCGCGCAGTCGCCACCCTGCATCGCGCCGGGATCATTCACCGCGACATCAAGCCCGACAATGTGATCCTGTTGAAGGCCGGCGGATTGCGGTTGGTCGATCTAGGCGTCGCGCGCGTGCCGTTACTCGAGGATTTCCCGGCCGAGGATATTCCGGGCACGCCGAGCTACATGGCGCCGGAGCTTTTCGGCGGACGGCCCGGCGACGAGTTTTCCGATCTCTATGCACTCGGCGTCACCGTGTACCGGATGTTCACCGCCGCCTATCCCTATGGTGAGATCGAGCCGTTCTCGCGGCCCCGCTTCGGCAAGCCGGCCTACCTCTCGCGCTATCGCCCCGACCTGCCGGCCTGGCTGGACGCGGTAATCGGCAAGGCGCTCAGCGTCGATCGTGCGCAACGCTATGGCGACGTCATCGAATTCTCGCACGAGCTCGAAAACGGCGCGATGTGGGCAAAGCCGGCCGTCACGTCACGGCGCTCGCTTTACGAGCGCGATCCGCTGGTGTTCTGGAAGAGCCTGTCGGCGGGCCTGATCGTGCTCGTCATC